The following DNA comes from Musa acuminata AAA Group cultivar baxijiao chromosome BXJ1-4, Cavendish_Baxijiao_AAA, whole genome shotgun sequence.
AAATCTATAGTAACATCACATCGATACGCAATAAAAGGGCAGGGATGGAGATGATACACATCCAATTTACCTGGAGGAGGGTTTTGAGGGTGTCGAGGGGATGGGTGAGGAACGCGGCACCGGCGACAGAGCCGGCCGCCGCCGCGGCGTGGCCGGCGAACAAGTTCTCTGTGAGGAGATCGAAGCCCATTTGATCAAATGCTGATCTACCGCCCCATCTCATCTCCGGAATCTGACGCCAGGGTTTTGACAGCTCGAGATTGGGGTTTACAACCGTTCGGCTGCGAGAGGTCTTAGGTCACCATTGGCCGTTGGATAAATGCTTTATGAGTTGTGCTTGAAGTAATAATTTATGCAGGCATTCATTTTACCCGCTTCATTGCGCGTGAAAGCAGAATGGGGCCGATGTGATGTAAGTCCCGGGTGTTGCCGTGGACGATTTCGATCTCAAATTAGGTAGTGAGTCGTGTTATCCATAATTACTTAaatagcttatatatatatatatatatatatatatatatatatatatatatatatatatatatatatatatatatatatatagccttcGTATTCCATATAGTTTGGGCTCAAAGGATTTGTAGATATGAGAAATTGTCGAATCATGGCACACTGGATCAAATTAATTAGCTTCATAGGATTTGGCCAATTCCCAAACCAAACCCAGACGCACATTTGCAAGTGACGAGAAGAAATTGCTTCATGAACTAATATTGCTAAGGAAGCCCGAAGGAACATGTCGAAAGGCAGCACAGAAGTGGTGTCAAGAGCGTGCTGAGCCCAACAAGGTCGCCCCGTGCATGGAAGCCCACACGCCGAGCGTAACGACATCACGATAAGAACATGCTACAGAAGCGGCTTCAGCCACCTCTAGACACCTCTCCCCGACGTGCCACGCCTCGCTGCGACCTTCTTCCCACGTGTCCCCTCGCCTCGCCCGCCCCTTCACTTGTTATAACCCCTCCCCTCCTCCGGAACGGTTTCATCTCCGTTTCCTCCCGCGGTTGTCCATGAGAAGCCTCGCTGTGCAAGAAGGTTAAGAGAAAGAAGTAGGGTTGAGCGGGAACAGGTCGCGCCGCAGCCATGCCGCCCCGCAGGTTCGCCTTCGGCCGCACCGACGATGCCGTCCACCCGGATACCATGCGTGCCGCTCTCTCGGAGTTCATCGCCACCGCTCTCTTCGTCTTCGCCGCCGAGGGCTCCATTCTCTCTCTCGGTGAGTATGACTGTAGGCTTGGCTGCATGTGGACACCGAACGAGGCATGGATTCATGCATGCACGTTGTTGGTTGCAGGAAAGCTCTACAAGGACACCTCCACCGCAGGGGGGCTGGTGGTGGTGGCTATAGCCCACGCGCTAGCTTTGGCTGTAGCCGTGGCCATCGCCTTTAACATATCGGGTGGCCACGTCAATCCTGCGGTCACGCTCGGCGCTCTCGTCGGCGGCCGGATCTCCCTTGTGCGGGCGGTATTCTACTGGGTGGCGCAGCTACTCGGCGCCGTCGTAGCCGCCCTCCTCCTCAGGCTCGCGACCGGTGGCATGGTAACGATCCTTGGTCGTTCACATGCAGCGTGCCATTTATGTTGTAGATGGTGAAGTTGGTGGGTTTTCCTGTGACATGCAGAGGCCGGTTGGATTCTCGGTGGCGTCGGGCGTCAGTGATTGGCACGCCGTCCTGCTGGAGATAGTGATGACGTTCGGGCTGGTCTACACCGTCTACGCGACAGCGATCGACCCCAAGAGGGGGCACCTCGGCACCATCGCGCCTCTGGCCATTGGCTTCATCCTGGGCGCCAACATCCTTGCCGGGGGACCGTTCGACGGCGCGGCAATGAACCCGGCGAGGGCCTTCGGACCGGCACTTATCGGGTGGAGGTGGAAGCACCACTGGGTGTACTGGGTTGGCCCCTTCATAGGTGCAGCACTTGCAGGCGTTATGTATGAGTTCCTTATGATCCCAGCTGAGGCTCCTCGCACTCACCAGCCTTTGGCTCCTGAGGACTattagcctctctctctctctctctctctctctctctctcgttgtgGGGTGTCTTTTTAGTACAGTATTTATCATCTTAAGGTAGGAATAACTGCTATAGTTAATAAATGTTAAACTGGCTTCCATATATGTATGTCTATATGCAATGCTTAGGCTGGAAATTTGGATGCTTATTTGTAACTTTCTAATCAGTGGAGCGAGTAGTATAAGCTGCCTGTTTCTCTGCAGTCCCACCATTTTTCCTTCGAGCTCTCCATGCTTTCTATATAATTCAGATTATAGTGATTGGCTTATGGGGGAGAAACCATTTTGGCTGAAAATTATAATGTATATGGCGTCTCCGTTTCATAGATTGTACGATCCTCTctcgatttataaaaaaaattaaattatttcacCGTACTCATATTATTAGGTTTTagtgtcatctctctctctctttttttttgtttatccgATTTGAAatctgatcttaattttgattttattatttaataattgaaATCGAATTATATTGCTCTGGTGATCCGATTTAAGTTGGGGTTATCACAGCGATTAGGTTTTATTTTGATTTGAATATAACTGTAATCATTTTGCTTGTATTCAGATATAATAAATtgattcaaaaatataataaattcattcaaaataaaaaatatgataaatcgaGTCGAACCAAACTGTGGTCATCTGGTGCGTCTTATATTTGGATCAACACCCCAATTCATATTAATTGaagttttttttaactttttttccAATGTATATTTGGATCAACGCCCCAATTCATATTAATTGGAGATTTTTTAACTATTTTTCCAATGTATATTTGGATCAGCATCCCAATTCATATTAATTGGAGATTTTTTAACCATCTTTCCAATGTGAAGGAGCTATCAACACCCCGATTCATATTAATTGGAGATTTTTTAACTATTTTTCCAATGTATATTTGGATCAACACCCCCAATTCATATTAATTGGAGGTTTTTAACCATCTTTCCAATGTGACGGAGCTAAGACGGCCGCGTGTGCTGAGACACATCAAATTTTAAATCCGTAAGCCAATTTGCTTTtgtgttaaaaaaaaaacatttgcaTACAAACCTAAATCATCAAATTTTAAATCCATAAGCcaattaaaatatttactttgtgttaaaaaaaagagaaaacatttgtatacGAACCTACATCAAATTTTAAATTCGTAAGCcaattaaaatatttacttttgtgttaaaaaaaaagaaaaaacatttgtATACAAACCTACTTGGTGTCCCAGTCTACGTGGTGAGCTCAGGTTAGTCAACAGAATGTTCAATTGCACCTCACCTCATTCTATCACTGAAATATAGTGATACATATCCAATATTGTATAAAAGTTTAGATTCAGAGTCATCCTCCTAGTAAACTGATGGCAAATCCAGAGTTATCATCTTAGTAATTGCTGGTAATGCATTTCACCAGAATTATCACTAaaatccacacacacacactatacatATATACCCACATGCTACTTCTCTTATTGTGTATAAATAGTAAGTTTCTATTCACATCAActtcattaaaatttaaaattatattatagttaatatcaaTTTTGTTATACTAGATACGAGGAACTTAAATATATTCTGATAACGAAGTAACATAGATGATTTTATCTCAATGAAATGTATAAAGGTACTATTATTTCATTAGAATATCAAGTTATTATGTGATTTTGAgtgataaatattatattaatattatattttgattatttgatcaaattgctttatgatttgatcaatttaaaagagtttatatttaatcatttaaaaaattatcaaatacaaaatattttaaatttttcaatGATGTCAATTGAGATGGTAAACATCTTGAACATTGGTAACATATTCTTGAAATCTAATCAATActacttatttttataaaaaaaatagattacttGCTGTTGTCCTTAAAattcttaagaatttttttaatattcttatattagtagatttattcatGACTACGAGTACGTTAAAACCAatagatttttcaataaatttggAAGGTCATATCATTTAATTTCTTTGaagaatattttatgtattatttaataatatttgttTATAAAAGATAAATCTCCTTTGTATTTCTATTGCCATAGCTTCATCGATTATGAGATATAtaccatttatatattttttattttaataattatattttatatttatgtttatatttttttatttttatactaatatttttatttctattagGTAAATACAAGATATACCTTGTTAGAGCtcaaaaagaattatacaacttgAAATTTAATTATACTAAGAATTATTCATATATTAACAATTTTATCTTTAGTTGTCAAATGCAACCACCAACACTTTTTATCAAGATTATACAAAGaatataaggtaatttattatttaaaatattaaattattttataagaattaaAATATAAGACAactaattattatataaatgttATAAGAAACAAAACATGTATTGCTTACTTATATTTCTACTAAGTTTTGCTTGGGTATCAGTTTGGTTGCTTTTTTCAAGAGAAATAGGATAAGGTCTCTAAGCCTTAATCATATTTGACATATTAGCATTTAAAAAATAGTAAATTTCTATTCACATCAACttcattataataaaatattatattaatattaatatccaTTTTGTTATATTAGATGTAATACACTTAAATGTATTCTTAAGACTAACATAAAGTAATGTGGATAATATTAGTTTTAGAAGGTATAAAGGATGAAGTACCTTTAGAAGGTATAAATGTACTATTATTTCATTATAAGATCTAAGTGATTTTAtggttttaagtgataaattttatatcaatgaaatatttctaTTATTCGATCAAATTACTTTATGATTTGATCGATTCAAAAGATTTAATCGATATTACTTACttttatttaagaaaaaagatTGCTTACTAGTGTCCTCAAATTTCTTGTCTTGAAAAGTTACAAAGAAAATCAAATGATAATAAAGGAAATAAGAGACTTGAGAATCATTCCTCTATAGtatagttttaaaataataaaatattaaattggtATAAAAATTGGTatataatacaactcattgttTTATAAATGTTATAAGAAATAAAGCATGTATTGATGACTCATTTGGTGGATTTTTGTAAAAGAAGTAGGGTGTAGTCTCCAAACCTTACCCATATTTAGCATATTAGCATTTTCTAAAATGGTAAGTTTCTATTCATGTAAACTTCATTATAATATAAAGTTattgatagaaatgaaatacaaAGAAAAAGAATGTATTTTACATTGAAATAATACAATACaatactccctatttatacatgttagaagaGAGAATTTTCTTGGCTATTGTTGAGGTTGTTATCACGGGAGATCTTGACTGTTATCTTGATTGTTGTTGCGGGTGAGAGGCTTTGTGAGAGACTCCGCTAGTTGATCA
Coding sequences within:
- the LOC135672634 gene encoding aquaporin TIP3-1-like, which codes for MPPRRFAFGRTDDAVHPDTMRAALSEFIATALFVFAAEGSILSLGKLYKDTSTAGGLVVVAIAHALALAVAVAIAFNISGGHVNPAVTLGALVGGRISLVRAVFYWVAQLLGAVVAALLLRLATGGMRPVGFSVASGVSDWHAVLLEIVMTFGLVYTVYATAIDPKRGHLGTIAPLAIGFILGANILAGGPFDGAAMNPARAFGPALIGWRWKHHWVYWVGPFIGAALAGVMYEFLMIPAEAPRTHQPLAPEDY